The sequence below is a genomic window from Acetobacter vaccinii.
GCGACCGGTGTTCAGGTCTTCCGTGTAGCCCGGCACGATCCTGTTTTTCAGCGTGCCGCTGACATATTGCCCGCGGATGACATTTTGCCGCACCATGTCCGGTGTCATCGGGCGCAGGGCGTTGAGAACTTTCATTTTCTCATTACGCAGGTCGTCAGAGCGCAAGGAGGCCGGGGCATCCATGGCGACCATACACAGGATTTGCAGCAGGTGGTTCTGCATCATGTCCCGCAGGGCACCTGCCTCGTCGTAGTAAGACCCTCGGTCTTCCACCCCGACGGTTTCGGCCGCAGTAATCTGCACATGGTCGATCGCACTGGATGACCACAGCATTTCCAGAGCCGGGTTGGCAAAACGCAGGGCCAGAATGTTCTGGACCCCTTCTTTCCCCAGATAATGGTCAATCCGGTAGATCGATTCTTCAGGGAAATACCGGCCCACGCCAGTGTTGATCGCCTGTGCCGTGGCCAGGCTGGTGCCTATGGGTTTTTCCAGCACCACGCGGGATGTCGGCGTGACCAGTCCCTGTTCCGCCAGCGACTGGCACAGCACGGAAAACAGCGACGGGGCCGTGGCAAGGTAGAACACCCGCGCCCGTGGGCTTTCAGGCAGCAGGGCGCGCAGGCCGTCCCAGTTGGCTTCCTGTTTTGTGGCGTCGAGGTAGATGTAGGTCAGCAGGCCCAGAAAGCGGTGCAGTGTGTCCTTGTCCTGCGTGGCTTCGGGGGCAAATTCCCTGAGGGAGCTGATGACACTGTCGCGGAACTCTTCGGTCGTCAGGTTTGAGCGTGCAACGCAGATAATGCGGGCATCATCATCAAACTCCTGCGCCATGAAGCGGCGGAGGAAGGCAGGCAGCAGTTTGCGGCGTGACAGGTCGCCAGTAGCGCCAAAAAGAACGAAATCAAAGGGGTCCGTGCGGTTCACAAGGGCCATGGTGCAAAGGTTCCAGCAAAGCGGCAGGGGGCGCGACCCACCTTAGGCAAGACAAGGTTCCGGGCCATGGTGGACACCGGGTGCGGTTGCACCGCTTATGGAAGGTGGGCATCGTGTTTGCAAGAGCCGCGCCATGCAGGCACATTGACCGCTTGCACGCGGCACGATAAGCCCGCGCCTTCCACCCCACCGGCGGAGCGTGGCCTGTCTGCGTGCCATGCCGGAATACATGATGTGAAAGAAAGGGCCCAGTCATGGATGGTGAACACTTTTCTGGTGATGACGACGCAGCC
It includes:
- the zwf gene encoding glucose-6-phosphate dehydrogenase, producing MALVNRTDPFDFVLFGATGDLSRRKLLPAFLRRFMAQEFDDDARIICVARSNLTTEEFRDSVISSLREFAPEATQDKDTLHRFLGLLTYIYLDATKQEANWDGLRALLPESPRARVFYLATAPSLFSVLCQSLAEQGLVTPTSRVVLEKPIGTSLATAQAINTGVGRYFPEESIYRIDHYLGKEGVQNILALRFANPALEMLWSSSAIDHVQITAAETVGVEDRGSYYDEAGALRDMMQNHLLQILCMVAMDAPASLRSDDLRNEKMKVLNALRPMTPDMVRQNVIRGQYVSGTLKNRIVPGYTEDLNTGRSSSTETFVAIRTKIRTARWGNTPFYLRTGKRLATKTTEIVLQFRPQVWPIFTNMPSPGRLVIRIAPHEELSFVMAVRDPAAGSFRVQNAKLDMAYKNVFSLAYQDSYERLLLDAVRGDPALFIRRDEVDASWRWVEPILTSWQQALTPLEPYPAGSWGPPSARALLARDGAMWHEDMLP